A DNA window from Thalassospiraceae bacterium LMO-JJ14 contains the following coding sequences:
- the scpB gene encoding SMC-Scp complex subunit ScpB, with protein MAEDGAENPVDPETWDRYLRITEALLFASAEPLTERMLANRLPEDADVKGLLKALRNLYEGRGVHLMRAGASWAFRTAPDLTDYLNKEVEVARKLSRAAIETLAIIAYHQPVTRAEIEEIRGVSISKGTIDVLMEEEWIKPRGRRQTPGRPLQWGTTDGFLDHFGLETLRDLPGVDEMKAAGLLDASPAINAYRATADLFNEAESAEEETDGDGEDALPADALSEPRDEPEEPLDPDGGDF; from the coding sequence CTGGCCGAGGACGGTGCGGAAAATCCCGTCGATCCCGAAACCTGGGACCGATATCTTCGGATTACCGAGGCCCTATTGTTTGCTTCCGCCGAGCCGCTGACCGAGCGCATGCTGGCCAATCGGCTGCCCGAAGATGCCGACGTCAAGGGGCTCTTGAAGGCGCTGCGCAACCTGTACGAAGGCCGCGGCGTGCATCTGATGCGTGCCGGGGCGTCATGGGCGTTCCGCACCGCGCCGGACCTGACCGATTATCTGAACAAGGAAGTCGAGGTCGCGCGCAAGCTCAGCCGTGCCGCCATCGAAACGCTCGCCATCATCGCCTATCACCAGCCGGTGACGCGTGCCGAGATCGAGGAAATTCGCGGCGTCAGTATCTCCAAGGGCACCATCGACGTTCTGATGGAAGAAGAATGGATCAAGCCGCGCGGCCGCCGCCAGACACCGGGCCGGCCATTGCAGTGGGGCACCACCGACGGCTTCCTGGATCACTTCGGGCTGGAAACGCTGCGCGACCTGCCGGGCGTCGACGAAATGAAGGCGGCCGGGCTTCTCGATGCCTCGCCGGCGATCAACGCCTATCGCGCCACCGCCGATCTGTTCAACGAAGCCGAGAGTGCCGAGGAAGAGACCGACGGGGACGGGGAAGACGCTTTGCCCGCCGATGCGCTCAGCGAGCCCCGCGACGAACCGGA
- a CDS encoding site-2 protease family protein, with protein sequence MGYEFDTIAYTISVWTLPVLLAVTLHEAAHGWVAMKLGDPTAKMLGRVTFNPFRHIDPMGTVIIPVMMLLLSGGRMMFGFAKPVPVDFRKLKNPRRDMILVAAAGPGMNLLLAILAAASFHFAFLLDGDAQDWLAQNLANAIWINILLAVFNMLPIPPLDGGRVAVGILPWPLAQRLARLERVGIFIVLGAIFLLPWIGGMIGLDLNLFQWLVITPTAHIQDFILTLVGLK encoded by the coding sequence ATGGGCTACGAATTCGATACCATTGCCTACACGATATCGGTGTGGACGCTGCCGGTCCTGCTGGCCGTGACCCTGCACGAGGCGGCGCACGGCTGGGTGGCGATGAAGCTCGGCGACCCGACGGCGAAGATGCTGGGCCGCGTCACGTTCAATCCGTTCCGGCATATCGACCCGATGGGCACCGTCATCATACCGGTGATGATGCTGCTTCTGAGCGGTGGGCGGATGATGTTCGGATTCGCAAAACCGGTGCCGGTGGACTTCAGAAAGCTGAAAAATCCGCGCCGCGACATGATTCTGGTGGCCGCCGCCGGGCCGGGCATGAACCTGCTTTTGGCGATCCTCGCCGCAGCGTCGTTTCATTTTGCTTTTCTGCTCGACGGCGATGCCCAGGACTGGCTCGCGCAAAATCTCGCAAATGCTATTTGGATCAATATCTTACTGGCTGTCTTTAATATGCTGCCGATCCCGCCGCTGGATGGTGGGCGGGTTGCCGTCGGCATCCTGCCGTGGCCGCTGGCACAGCGCCTGGCGCGGCTTGAGCGGGTCGGCATCTTCATCGTCCTGGGTGCGATCTTTTTACTGCCGTGGATCGGTGGCATGATTGGGCTTGATCTGAACCTTTTCCAGTGGCTAGTGATCACGCCGACGGCCCACATACAGGATTTCATCCTGACGCTTGTCGGTCTTAAATGA
- a CDS encoding ScpA family protein has protein sequence MADIIEFDPNPDEILNDAPAVVSSFVVDLEGFEGPIDVLLQLARDQKVDLVHISILELADQYLGFVAEARRHNLELAADYLVMAAWLAFLKSRLLLPDLSSEEEPTGEEMAAALQYQLRRLQAMQNAGQGLMQRPRLGQDFLGRGDPERFKPREVEILDATLYDLLKAYAEQHTRKNAHAPMHIEAFEIYTVEDALGRLRRLVGMTPDWQDLWTFLPDGLKGHLLTRSAVASTFAASLEMAKEGKVAIRQTATFGPIFLQGRRDAPIEEAAPTVTENKPNESQSTSEPEE, from the coding sequence ATGGCTGATATTATCGAATTCGATCCGAACCCCGACGAGATCCTCAACGACGCGCCCGCCGTCGTCAGTTCGTTCGTCGTCGACCTGGAAGGGTTCGAAGGGCCGATCGACGTTCTGTTGCAGCTGGCGCGCGACCAGAAGGTCGATCTGGTGCATATCTCGATCCTCGAACTTGCCGATCAGTACCTCGGCTTCGTCGCCGAGGCGCGCCGTCACAATCTGGAACTCGCCGCCGATTATCTGGTGATGGCAGCGTGGCTGGCGTTCCTGAAATCGCGCCTGTTGCTGCCCGATCTTTCCAGCGAGGAAGAACCGACCGGCGAGGAAATGGCCGCCGCCCTGCAATACCAGCTGCGCCGTCTGCAGGCGATGCAGAACGCCGGGCAGGGGCTGATGCAGCGCCCCCGGCTCGGCCAGGACTTCCTCGGCCGCGGCGACCCGGAACGCTTCAAGCCGCGCGAGGTCGAAATTCTCGACGCGACGCTGTACGACCTGTTGAAAGCCTACGCCGAACAGCATACGCGCAAGAACGCGCACGCACCGATGCATATCGAGGCGTTCGAGATCTACACCGTCGAGGATGCGCTGGGCCGGCTGCGCCGCCTTGTCGGCATGACACCCGACTGGCAGGACCTGTGGACGTTTCTGCCCGACGGTCTCAAGGGGCACCTGCTGACCCGCTCGGCGGTGGCATCGACGTTCGCCGCCAGCCTTGAAATGGCCAAGGAAGGCAAGGTTGCGATTCGCCAGACGGCGACGTTCGGGCCGATCTTTCTGCAGGGCAGGCGCGATGCGCCGATTGAGGAAGCCGCGCCTACGGTGACGGAAAACAAACCCAACGAGAGCCAATCCACGTCGGAGCCGGAAGAATAG